The Flavobacterium psychrophilum genome includes a region encoding these proteins:
- a CDS encoding ribosome-associated protein IOJAP → MAKKNVSNDDLLASIIKGIEEVKGNDIDILDLRDIDNTVCDYFVICNGTSNTQVNAIVHSIQKTVSKALKDKPWHVEGTENGEWVLMDYVNIVVHVFQKHIREYYNIESLWGDARITSIGNNY, encoded by the coding sequence ATGGCGAAAAAAAATGTAAGTAATGATGATTTATTAGCCTCTATCATCAAAGGTATTGAAGAAGTGAAAGGAAATGATATTGATATTCTTGATCTTAGAGATATAGACAATACTGTTTGTGACTACTTTGTAATATGTAACGGTACCTCTAATACTCAGGTGAACGCTATTGTTCACTCCATCCAAAAAACTGTTTCCAAAGCATTGAAAGATAAGCCATGGCATGTTGAAGGCACCGAGAACGGTGAATGGGTTCTTATGGATTACGTAAACATTGTTGTACACGTGTTCCAGAAACACATTCGTGAATACTACAACATAGAAAGCCTTTGGGGAGATGCACGCATCACATCAATAGGAAACAACTATTAA